The Agromyces mangrovi genome contains a region encoding:
- a CDS encoding replication-associated recombination protein A — protein MSVILWGPPGTGKTTLAQAIARSSGRRFVELSAVSAGVKDVRQVMEEARSSRDLYGVSTVLFLDEIHRFTKAQQDALLPGVENGWVILVAATTENPSFSVVSPLLSRSLLLTLEPLDDDDLGVLVDRAVVDPRGLADRIVLDPEARAALIRLASGDARRALTALEAASVTAASERAAEASVADDDDEDEDEGETDAPESTGPDEDAPEARPVITAELVARAVDRALLRYDRNGDEHYDVISAFIKSVRGSDVDAALHYLARMIEAGEDPRFIARRIIVLASEDIGMADPQALQVAVAAADAVQYIGMPEGRIPLAQAVVHLATAPKSNAAYLGIDRAIADVRAGHAGPVPKHLRDAHYPGAKRLGHGKGYRYPHDEQAGVVRQDYLPEGLERARYYVPGDHGNEREIAARLERLLKIVRG, from the coding sequence GTGTCGGTCATCCTGTGGGGCCCGCCCGGCACCGGCAAGACGACGCTCGCCCAGGCGATCGCGCGCTCCTCGGGCCGGCGGTTCGTGGAGCTCTCCGCCGTGTCGGCGGGCGTGAAGGACGTGCGGCAGGTGATGGAGGAGGCGCGCTCCAGCCGCGACCTGTACGGCGTCTCGACCGTGCTCTTCCTCGACGAGATCCACCGCTTCACGAAGGCGCAGCAGGACGCGCTGCTGCCGGGGGTCGAGAACGGCTGGGTCATCCTGGTGGCGGCGACCACCGAGAATCCGTCGTTCTCCGTGGTCTCCCCGCTGCTGTCGCGCTCGCTGCTGCTGACCCTCGAGCCGCTCGACGACGACGACCTCGGCGTGCTCGTCGACCGCGCGGTGGTCGACCCGCGCGGGCTCGCCGACCGCATCGTGCTCGACCCCGAGGCGCGCGCTGCGCTCATCCGTCTCGCGTCGGGCGACGCCAGACGCGCACTGACGGCGCTCGAGGCCGCATCTGTCACGGCTGCGAGCGAGCGCGCGGCGGAGGCATCCGTCGCCGATGACGACGACGAAGACGAGGACGAGGGCGAGACGGATGCCCCCGAGTCGACCGGCCCCGACGAGGACGCCCCGGAGGCCCGACCGGTCATCACCGCCGAACTCGTTGCACGCGCCGTCGACCGCGCGCTGCTGCGCTACGACCGCAACGGCGACGAGCACTACGACGTGATCAGCGCGTTCATCAAGTCGGTGCGCGGGTCCGACGTCGACGCCGCGCTGCACTACCTCGCGCGCATGATCGAGGCGGGGGAGGACCCGCGCTTCATCGCACGGCGGATCATCGTGCTCGCCTCGGAGGACATCGGCATGGCCGACCCGCAGGCGCTCCAGGTCGCGGTCGCCGCAGCCGACGCCGTGCAGTACATCGGCATGCCCGAGGGGCGCATCCCGCTGGCGCAGGCGGTCGTGCACCTGGCCACCGCGCCGAAGTCGAACGCGGCCTACCTCGGCATCGACCGGGCGATCGCCGACGTGCGCGCCGGGCACGCCGGCCCGGTGCCGAAGCACCTGCGCGACGCGCACTATCCGGGAGCGAAGCGCCTCGGCCACGGGAAGGGGTACCGGTACCCGCACGACGAGCAGGCCGGCGTCGTGCGCCAGGACTACCTGCCCGAGGGGCTCGAGCGCGCCCGCTACTACGTGCCCGGCGACCACGGCAACGAGCGCGAGATCGCCGCGCGCCTCGAGCGCCTGCTGAAGATCGTCCGGGGATGA
- a CDS encoding peptidylprolyl isomerase, translating to MAAKNTQERVERERLRAYRARRHVHEHKERRRVRDNWIAGAALVVVLVLATVAQIAYFSVGPGAPVEADAAEATDAPTETAAEGENVGDVPSPDLAEGRTWTGVLELNDDVELAVELDGAAAPQAVASEVSLIQSGFYDGLSCHRLTAGTIWVLQCGDPVGDGTGGPGYSYGPIENDPEDGLYPAGTIAMARQSFDGYSHGSQFFIVYEDTTLTPDEAGGYTVIGRVTDGLDDLRASVTDAGAEGGATDGAPAVPTTITAFTIE from the coding sequence GTGGCAGCGAAGAACACGCAGGAACGCGTCGAGCGGGAGCGCCTCCGCGCCTATCGCGCACGGCGCCACGTGCACGAGCACAAGGAACGACGCCGCGTGCGCGACAACTGGATCGCGGGCGCCGCGCTCGTCGTGGTCCTGGTGCTCGCGACCGTCGCGCAGATCGCGTACTTCTCCGTCGGTCCGGGCGCACCGGTCGAGGCCGACGCCGCCGAGGCCACCGACGCGCCGACCGAGACCGCAGCCGAGGGCGAGAACGTCGGCGACGTGCCCTCGCCCGACCTCGCCGAGGGTCGCACCTGGACGGGCGTGCTCGAGCTGAACGACGACGTGGAGCTCGCGGTCGAGCTCGACGGCGCGGCGGCGCCCCAGGCCGTGGCATCCGAGGTCTCGCTCATCCAGTCCGGCTTCTACGACGGCCTCTCCTGCCACCGGCTCACCGCCGGAACCATCTGGGTGCTCCAGTGCGGCGACCCCGTCGGCGACGGCACGGGCGGGCCCGGCTACAGCTACGGGCCGATCGAGAACGACCCCGAGGACGGCCTCTACCCCGCGGGCACCATCGCCATGGCGCGGCAGTCGTTCGACGGGTACAGCCACGGCAGCCAGTTCTTCATCGTCTACGAGGACACGACGCTCACCCCCGACGAGGCCGGCGGGTACACCGTCATCGGCCGGGTGACCGACGGGCTCGACGACCTGCGGGCGTCCGTCACCGACGCGGGCGCCGAGGGCGGGGCGACCGACGGCGCCCCGGCGGTGCCGACGACGATCACCGCGTTCACGATCGAGTAA
- a CDS encoding DUF349 domain-containing protein, whose product MSQSDQQQWGRVDETGTVYVTDGDGERAVGQYPDGTPEEALAYFERKYSDLAGQVTLLEQRSRAGASAADVAKAVAHLQETVAEANAVGDLASLRSRLEALSGTVGEQTEQQKAEAAEALEAAIAERTAIVEEAEALAAADPAKTQWKQATATLDSLFARWQQHQQEGPRLPKGQANELWKRFRTARSTVETHRKAFFAELDASHREVRAAKQRLIERAEQLAPRGADGIPEYRNLLDEWKRAGRAGKKQDDALWARFKTAGDVLFQAKAEVDAAENAEFEQNLTAKLALLDEAEPLLKATDAAKARATLTDLQRRWDDIGKVPRAQLRTVEDRLRKIENAVRALEDERWEREDPEKKARSEGLAGQLEEAIEQLEADLEDARSRKDKKAVTEAEEALSARKAWLKAISG is encoded by the coding sequence GTGTCTCAATCAGATCAGCAGCAGTGGGGTCGCGTCGACGAGACCGGCACCGTGTACGTCACGGACGGTGACGGCGAGCGCGCCGTCGGCCAGTACCCCGACGGCACCCCCGAGGAGGCGCTCGCCTACTTCGAGCGCAAGTACTCCGACCTCGCGGGGCAGGTGACCCTGCTCGAGCAGCGCTCGCGCGCCGGCGCGTCCGCCGCCGACGTCGCGAAGGCCGTCGCCCACCTTCAGGAGACCGTCGCCGAGGCGAACGCGGTCGGCGACCTCGCATCGCTGCGCAGCCGGCTGGAGGCCCTGTCGGGCACCGTCGGCGAGCAGACCGAGCAGCAGAAGGCCGAGGCCGCCGAGGCACTCGAGGCGGCCATCGCCGAGCGCACCGCGATCGTCGAGGAGGCCGAGGCCCTCGCCGCCGCCGACCCCGCCAAGACGCAGTGGAAGCAGGCGACCGCGACACTCGACTCGCTCTTCGCACGCTGGCAGCAGCACCAGCAGGAGGGGCCTCGGCTCCCCAAGGGGCAGGCCAACGAGCTCTGGAAGCGGTTCCGCACCGCCCGGTCCACCGTGGAGACCCACCGCAAGGCGTTCTTCGCCGAACTCGACGCCTCGCACCGCGAGGTGCGCGCCGCGAAGCAGCGGCTGATCGAGCGCGCGGAGCAGCTCGCGCCACGGGGCGCCGACGGCATCCCCGAGTACCGCAACCTGCTCGACGAGTGGAAGCGCGCCGGCCGCGCGGGCAAGAAGCAGGACGACGCGCTCTGGGCCCGGTTCAAGACCGCGGGCGACGTGCTCTTCCAGGCGAAGGCCGAGGTCGATGCGGCCGAGAACGCCGAGTTCGAGCAGAACCTCACCGCGAAGCTCGCGCTGCTCGACGAGGCCGAGCCGCTGCTGAAGGCGACGGATGCCGCGAAGGCGCGCGCGACCCTCACCGACCTGCAGCGCCGCTGGGACGACATCGGCAAGGTGCCCCGTGCGCAGCTGCGCACGGTCGAGGACCGGCTGCGGAAGATCGAGAACGCCGTGCGCGCGCTCGAGGACGAGCGCTGGGAGCGCGAGGACCCCGAGAAGAAGGCGCGTTCCGAGGGACTCGCCGGTCAGCTCGAGGAGGCCATCGAGCAGCTCGAGGCGGACCTCGAGGACGCGCGCTCGCGGAAGGACAAGAAGGCGGTCACGGAGGCCGAGGAGGCGCTCTCGGCCCGGAAGGCGTGGCTCAAGGCCATCTCGGGCTGA
- the secF gene encoding protein translocase subunit SecF, translated as MASRLTTFGNDLYTGKRSFNFVGGRRKWYAIAAVLIILSVLVPVFRGFNFGIEFRGGSQFLISNVAEATQQPAIDAVASVVPDAVARVTIVGDDGVRVQTDQLEAAETREVTTALAEAYDVPESEITSSFVGASWGEDVTRQAIIGLIAFLLFAAIFMALYFRTWKMSAAAILSLFADLVVTAGIYAASGFEVSPAAMIGLLTILSYSLYDTVVVFDKIRENTSWEGDESRRTFPESVNLAVNQTLVRSINTSVVAALPVAAILFIGAFVLGADTLRDISLALLIGILVGTWSTVFIAAPMYSQFREGEPAIKRHDERVLKERGQATGSQEEPAAVGS; from the coding sequence ATGGCCAGTCGGCTCACCACCTTCGGCAACGACCTCTACACGGGGAAGCGCTCGTTCAACTTCGTCGGCGGTCGCCGCAAGTGGTACGCGATCGCGGCGGTGCTGATCATCCTCTCGGTGCTCGTGCCCGTCTTCCGCGGCTTCAACTTCGGCATCGAGTTCCGCGGCGGTTCGCAGTTCCTCATCTCGAACGTGGCCGAGGCCACGCAGCAGCCCGCGATCGACGCGGTGGCGTCGGTCGTCCCCGACGCCGTCGCCCGTGTGACGATCGTCGGCGACGACGGCGTGCGCGTGCAGACCGACCAGCTCGAGGCCGCCGAGACCCGCGAGGTCACCACGGCCCTCGCCGAGGCGTACGACGTGCCCGAGTCGGAGATCACGTCGTCGTTCGTCGGCGCGAGCTGGGGCGAGGACGTCACGCGCCAGGCCATCATCGGACTCATCGCGTTCCTGTTGTTCGCGGCGATCTTCATGGCGCTGTACTTCCGCACCTGGAAGATGTCGGCGGCGGCCATCCTGTCGCTCTTCGCCGACCTGGTGGTGACGGCGGGCATCTACGCGGCCAGCGGGTTCGAAGTGTCGCCGGCCGCCATGATCGGCCTGCTCACGATCCTCAGCTACTCGCTCTACGACACGGTCGTGGTGTTCGACAAGATCCGCGAGAACACCTCCTGGGAGGGCGACGAGTCCCGGCGCACGTTCCCGGAGTCCGTCAACCTCGCGGTCAACCAGACCCTCGTCCGCTCGATCAACACGAGCGTGGTGGCGGCGCTGCCGGTCGCGGCGATCCTCTTCATCGGCGCGTTCGTGCTCGGTGCGGACACGCTGCGCGACATCTCCCTCGCCCTGCTCATCGGCATCCTCGTCGGCACCTGGTCGACTGTGTTCATCGCGGCGCCCATGTACTCGCAGTTCCGCGAGGGCGAGCCGGCGATCAAGCGCCACGACGAGCGCGTCCTGAAGGAGCGCGGCCAGGCGACCGGCTCGCAGGAGGAGCCCGCGGCGGTGGGTTCCTGA
- the secD gene encoding protein translocase subunit SecD codes for MAAPSKRSSRPTSVRKAWRSLSWLGALIVALIAINTAGVLWAGGSWTPKLALDLEGGTQIILEPELAEGQTVSGEQLDQAVSILRQRVDASGVSEAEITTQGDRNIVVAIPGELDDETRQRIESSAKLELRPVILADVASTESVEPTDEADEEATDDAEATETPEPTDASDPAWVTDELQAEYDSFDCASIDEAEANRHPADEPLVTCDTTNTFKYLLGPVEVSGENIVDATNGMVQSSTGVSTGTWAVNLRFDEQGTEDFAEVSTRLFGLESPRNQFAFVLDGRIISAPSMNGIITDGRPQITGSFTQESSKALADQLKFGALPISFTVQSSDTISATLGSSQLQSGLIAGLIGLILVVIYTLFQYRALASVTIASLVVAGVITYLSITILSWYQGYRLSLAGVAALIVAIGFTADSFIVYFERVRDELRDGRALVGAVEAGWKRALRTVIASKAVNLLAAIVLFIFAVGSVRGFAFTLGLTTIIDVIVVILFTHPMLQLLAQTRFFSSGHSWSGLDPTALGAVYRGRAEFRKPAANVTKTKVASSTREAQRRQTIAERKAAELAAVGDTPSNEGKDS; via the coding sequence GTGGCTGCACCCTCCAAGCGGTCGTCCCGGCCGACCAGCGTCCGGAAGGCCTGGCGCTCCCTCAGCTGGCTCGGCGCACTGATCGTCGCGCTCATCGCGATCAACACCGCCGGCGTCCTCTGGGCCGGCGGCTCGTGGACCCCCAAGCTCGCGCTCGACCTCGAGGGCGGCACGCAGATCATCCTCGAGCCCGAGCTCGCCGAGGGGCAGACCGTCTCGGGCGAACAGCTCGACCAGGCGGTCTCGATCCTCCGCCAGCGCGTGGACGCGTCGGGCGTCTCCGAGGCCGAGATCACGACGCAGGGCGACCGCAACATCGTCGTCGCGATCCCGGGCGAGCTCGACGACGAGACCCGCCAGCGCATCGAGTCGTCGGCGAAGCTCGAGCTGCGCCCGGTGATCCTCGCCGACGTCGCCTCGACCGAGTCGGTCGAGCCGACCGACGAGGCCGACGAGGAGGCCACGGACGACGCGGAGGCGACCGAGACGCCCGAGCCGACCGACGCGAGCGACCCCGCCTGGGTCACCGACGAGCTGCAGGCCGAGTACGACTCGTTCGACTGCGCCTCGATCGACGAGGCCGAGGCGAACCGCCACCCGGCGGACGAACCGCTCGTCACGTGCGACACCACGAACACGTTCAAGTACCTGCTCGGCCCGGTCGAGGTGAGCGGCGAGAACATCGTCGACGCCACCAACGGCATGGTCCAGAGCTCCACCGGCGTCTCGACCGGCACCTGGGCCGTCAACCTGCGCTTCGACGAGCAGGGCACCGAGGACTTCGCCGAGGTGAGCACGCGCCTGTTCGGCCTCGAGTCGCCGCGCAACCAGTTCGCGTTCGTGCTCGACGGCCGCATCATCTCGGCTCCGAGCATGAACGGCATCATCACCGACGGGCGCCCGCAGATCACGGGCAGCTTCACGCAGGAGTCGTCGAAGGCACTGGCCGACCAGCTGAAGTTCGGCGCGCTGCCGATCAGCTTCACGGTGCAGAGCTCCGACACGATCTCGGCGACGCTCGGTTCGTCCCAGCTGCAGAGCGGCCTGATCGCCGGCCTGATCGGCCTGATCCTGGTCGTGATCTACACGCTGTTCCAATACCGGGCGCTCGCGTCGGTGACGATCGCGTCACTCGTCGTGGCCGGTGTCATCACGTACCTCTCGATCACGATCCTGTCCTGGTACCAGGGCTACCGGCTCTCGCTCGCGGGCGTCGCCGCGCTCATCGTGGCGATCGGCTTCACGGCGGACTCGTTCATCGTGTACTTCGAACGCGTCCGCGACGAGTTGCGCGACGGGCGCGCCCTCGTCGGCGCCGTCGAGGCCGGCTGGAAGCGGGCGCTCCGCACGGTCATCGCGTCGAAGGCCGTCAACCTGCTCGCCGCGATCGTGCTGTTCATCTTCGCGGTCGGCAGCGTGCGCGGGTTCGCGTTCACCCTCGGTCTCACGACGATCATCGACGTGATCGTGGTGATCCTGTTCACCCACCCGATGCTGCAGCTGCTCGCGCAGACCCGGTTCTTCTCGAGCGGCCACTCGTGGTCGGGCCTCGACCCGACGGCGCTCGGTGCCGTCTACCGCGGCCGTGCCGAGTTCCGGAAGCCCGCCGCCAACGTGACCAAGACCAAGGTCGCATCGAGCACGCGCGAGGCGCAGCGCCGGCAGACGATCGCCGAGCGCAAGGCGGCCGAGCTCGCCGCCGTCGGCGACACGCCCTCGAACGAGGGGAAGGACTCCTGA
- the yajC gene encoding preprotein translocase subunit YajC yields the protein MDPFTLIMLAVLALLIFFMFRNSRKRAAEQRELQAKVATGATVMTNFGVYGTILSIDEEENQVLLESSPGTVLTVHRQTINRVVAPAPGSEDEELEPADGEPEFGERVDESDASPEAGTEPKKSDD from the coding sequence ATGGATCCGTTCACACTCATCATGCTCGCCGTCCTGGCGCTGCTCATCTTCTTCATGTTCCGCAACTCGCGCAAGCGTGCCGCGGAGCAGCGTGAGCTGCAGGCGAAGGTGGCGACCGGTGCGACGGTGATGACGAACTTCGGGGTGTACGGCACGATCCTGTCCATCGACGAGGAGGAGAACCAGGTCCTGCTCGAGTCGAGCCCCGGCACCGTGCTCACGGTGCACCGCCAGACCATCAACCGCGTCGTGGCGCCCGCACCGGGCTCCGAGGACGAGGAGCTGGAGCCGGCGGACGGCGAGCCGGAGTTCGGCGAGCGGGTCGACGAGTCGGATGCGTCGCCGGAGGCCGGCACCGAGCCGAAGAAGTCGGACGACTAG
- the ruvB gene encoding Holliday junction branch migration DNA helicase RuvB: protein MSDPGVDLTSPELANEAELAFEGALRPRSLGEFVGQPRVRGQLQLLLTAAQMQQRTPDHILLAGPPGLGKTTLAMIVAHEGGRPLRMSSGPAIQHAGDLAAILSSLVPGEVLFIDEIHRMARSAEEMLYLAMEDFRIDIMVGKGAGATSVPLDLAPFTLVGATTRSGLLPNPLRDRFGFTAHLEFYGEDELREVLGRAAAMLGLDVDGEALAEIAGRCRGTPRIANRLLRRVRDYALVHGGRADLDAVRAALELYDVDELGLDRLDRAVIEAILTRFGGGPVGLNTLAVSVGEEAETIESVVEPFLVRIGLLTRTPRGRVASPAAWRHLGLSSPAAGLPLDDL, encoded by the coding sequence GTGAGCGACCCCGGCGTCGACCTGACGAGCCCCGAGCTCGCGAACGAGGCCGAGCTGGCCTTCGAGGGCGCACTCCGGCCGCGCAGCCTCGGCGAGTTCGTCGGCCAGCCGCGCGTGCGCGGCCAGCTCCAACTGCTGCTCACCGCCGCGCAGATGCAGCAGCGCACGCCCGACCACATCCTGCTGGCCGGCCCGCCGGGGCTGGGCAAGACGACGCTCGCCATGATCGTCGCCCACGAGGGTGGCCGGCCGCTCCGCATGTCGAGCGGCCCGGCGATCCAGCACGCGGGCGACCTCGCGGCGATCCTGTCGTCGCTCGTGCCCGGCGAGGTGCTGTTCATCGACGAGATCCATCGCATGGCGCGCTCGGCCGAGGAGATGCTGTACCTCGCGATGGAGGACTTCCGCATCGACATCATGGTCGGGAAGGGCGCCGGCGCGACGAGCGTCCCGCTCGACCTGGCGCCGTTCACGCTCGTCGGAGCGACCACCCGATCCGGCCTGCTGCCGAATCCGCTGCGCGACCGGTTCGGATTCACCGCGCACCTCGAGTTCTACGGCGAGGACGAGCTGCGCGAGGTGCTCGGCCGCGCGGCGGCCATGCTCGGGCTCGACGTCGACGGCGAGGCGCTGGCCGAGATCGCCGGACGCTGCCGCGGCACGCCGCGCATCGCGAACCGGCTGCTCCGACGCGTGCGCGACTACGCGCTCGTGCACGGCGGGCGCGCCGACCTCGACGCCGTGCGCGCGGCGCTGGAGCTCTACGACGTCGACGAGCTCGGCCTCGACCGGCTCGACCGCGCGGTCATCGAGGCGATCCTCACGCGCTTCGGCGGCGGGCCCGTCGGGCTGAACACCCTCGCGGTGTCGGTCGGCGAGGAGGCCGAGACCATCGAGTCGGTGGTCGAGCCGTTCCTGGTGCGCATCGGCCTGCTCACCCGCACGCCGCGCGGGCGCGTGGCGAGTCCCGCCGCGTGGCGGCACCTCGGTCTCAGCAGTCCCGCCGCAGGGCTGCCACTCGATGACCTATAA
- the ruvA gene encoding Holliday junction branch migration protein RuvA: MISSLSGTVLAAAGGSVVIDVGGVGFSVATTPALALGAREGETLRVHTALIVREDALSLFGFATIEELQVFDLLIGVTGVGPKSALGVLSALSPEQVAQAVANEDDAAFRKVSGIGPKTAKLIVVSLTGKLVVTAPPVTAVPSVQATAGDDVLAALTGLGWPEKAAQQALADTLAEASDSDAASVPVLLRLTLARLGPAQHAGRAS; the protein is encoded by the coding sequence GTGATCTCCTCGCTCAGTGGAACGGTGCTCGCGGCAGCCGGCGGTTCGGTCGTGATCGACGTCGGCGGCGTCGGGTTCTCCGTCGCGACGACGCCGGCCCTCGCCCTCGGGGCACGCGAGGGGGAGACGCTCCGGGTGCACACCGCGCTCATCGTGCGGGAGGACGCGCTCTCCCTGTTCGGGTTCGCCACGATCGAGGAGCTGCAGGTCTTCGACCTGCTCATCGGCGTCACCGGCGTCGGGCCGAAGTCCGCGCTCGGGGTGCTGTCGGCGCTCTCGCCCGAGCAGGTCGCGCAGGCGGTCGCGAACGAGGACGACGCTGCCTTCCGCAAGGTCAGCGGCATCGGCCCCAAGACCGCGAAGCTCATCGTCGTGTCGCTCACCGGCAAGCTCGTGGTCACCGCTCCGCCCGTCACCGCGGTGCCGTCGGTGCAGGCCACCGCCGGCGACGACGTGCTCGCGGCGCTGACCGGTCTCGGCTGGCCCGAGAAGGCGGCCCAGCAGGCCCTGGCCGACACGCTGGCCGAGGCATCCGACTCCGATGCGGCATCCGTGCCCGTGCTGCTGCGACTCACGCTCGCCCGGCTCGGCCCGGCGCAGCACGCGGGGAGGGCCTCGTGA
- the ruvC gene encoding crossover junction endodeoxyribonuclease RuvC, with amino-acid sequence MRVLGIDPGLTRCGVGVVDVAPDRRATLVDVVVLRSPADLAIERRLLRIAEGLDAILEEHRPHAVALERVFARSDVSTIMGTAQISGVAMHLAARRELTVALHTPSEVKAAITGYGRADKKQVGAMVARILGLETPPKPADAADALALAICHAWRSGPGSGAAAGGSSDVDAGATPAQKAWLAAERAAKTSGAARSLKP; translated from the coding sequence ATGCGCGTGCTCGGCATCGACCCGGGGCTCACCCGGTGCGGTGTCGGCGTCGTCGATGTCGCTCCCGACCGGCGGGCGACGCTCGTCGACGTGGTGGTGCTGCGTTCGCCGGCCGACCTGGCGATCGAGCGGCGCCTGCTGCGCATCGCGGAGGGGCTCGACGCGATCCTCGAGGAGCACCGGCCGCATGCCGTCGCGCTGGAGCGCGTGTTCGCGCGCAGCGACGTCTCGACGATCATGGGGACCGCGCAGATCTCGGGCGTCGCGATGCACTTGGCGGCCAGGCGCGAGCTCACCGTCGCCCTGCACACGCCCAGCGAGGTGAAGGCCGCGATCACGGGGTACGGGCGGGCCGACAAGAAGCAGGTCGGCGCGATGGTCGCGCGCATCCTCGGCCTGGAGACGCCGCCGAAGCCCGCGGATGCGGCGGACGCCCTCGCGCTCGCGATCTGCCACGCGTGGCGGTCGGGGCCGGGATCCGGAGCGGCGGCCGGCGGCTCGTCCGACGTGGACGCGGGAGCGACGCCGGCGCAGAAGGCGTGGCTCGCCGCGGAGCGTGCCGCGAAGACGTCGGGGGCCGCACGTAGTCTGAAGCCGTGA
- a CDS encoding YebC/PmpR family DNA-binding transcriptional regulator has product MSGHSKWATTKHKKAVIDARRAKSFAKLIKNIEVAAKLGGADLAGNPTLYDAVQKAKKTSVPNDNIDRAIKRGAGISGESIEYTTIMYEGYAPNGVALLVECLTDNKNRAAAEVRTAMTRNGGTMADPGSVAYNFNRKGLIVVGAADGLTEDDVLAAVLDAGAEEVTDEGETFEVITEATDLVQTRTALQDAGIDYDSADVAFVPSLKVEVDAETARKVFRLIDALEDSDDVQNVYSNYDVSAEVLAELEADE; this is encoded by the coding sequence ATGTCAGGCCATTCCAAGTGGGCGACGACCAAGCACAAGAAGGCCGTCATCGACGCGCGCCGTGCGAAGTCGTTCGCGAAGCTCATCAAGAACATCGAGGTCGCCGCGAAGCTCGGCGGCGCCGACCTGGCGGGCAACCCGACGCTGTACGACGCCGTGCAGAAGGCCAAGAAGACCTCGGTTCCCAACGACAACATCGACCGCGCGATCAAGCGAGGCGCCGGCATCTCCGGCGAGTCCATCGAGTACACGACGATCATGTACGAGGGCTACGCGCCGAACGGCGTCGCCCTGCTCGTCGAGTGCCTCACCGACAACAAGAACCGCGCTGCCGCCGAGGTGCGCACGGCCATGACGCGCAACGGCGGCACGATGGCCGACCCGGGCAGCGTCGCGTACAACTTCAACCGCAAGGGACTCATCGTCGTGGGCGCCGCCGACGGGCTCACCGAGGATGACGTGCTCGCCGCCGTGCTCGACGCGGGCGCCGAGGAGGTCACCGACGAGGGCGAGACCTTCGAGGTCATCACCGAGGCCACCGACCTCGTGCAGACGCGTACCGCGCTGCAGGACGCCGGCATCGACTACGACTCGGCCGACGTCGCGTTCGTGCCGTCGCTCAAGGTCGAGGTCGACGCCGAGACGGCGCGCAAGGTGTTCCGCCTCATCGACGCGCTCGAGGACTCGGACGACGTGCAGAACGTCTACAGCAACTACGACGTCAGCGCCGAGGTGCTGGCGGAGCTCGAGGCGGACGAGTAG
- a CDS encoding DUF1697 domain-containing protein gives MTRYIALLRGVNVGGVTIRSADLRAVFTGLGHDDVRTVLASGNVVFEASGGPRDLKAEIERALEERFGYDAWIVLTTVEQVSAVIDAFPFDADDDERQPWVVFASDEGALDELAAAASDLDPDVDPLRRGDGVLYWNPVKGTTTDSPFAKLLAKARYKPTTTNRNLRTLRRLV, from the coding sequence ATGACGCGGTACATCGCACTGCTCCGGGGCGTGAACGTCGGCGGGGTCACCATCCGGTCCGCCGACCTGCGCGCCGTCTTCACGGGCCTCGGCCACGACGACGTGCGCACGGTGCTCGCGAGCGGCAACGTCGTCTTCGAGGCATCCGGTGGCCCTCGCGACCTGAAGGCCGAGATCGAGCGCGCGCTCGAGGAGCGATTCGGGTACGACGCCTGGATCGTGCTGACGACTGTCGAGCAGGTTTCCGCGGTGATCGACGCGTTCCCGTTCGACGCCGACGACGACGAACGGCAGCCGTGGGTGGTCTTCGCGAGCGACGAGGGCGCGCTGGACGAGCTCGCCGCGGCGGCATCCGATCTCGATCCCGACGTCGATCCGCTGCGGCGCGGCGACGGCGTGCTCTACTGGAACCCGGTGAAGGGCACCACGACCGACAGTCCGTTCGCGAAGCTCCTCGCGAAGGCGAGGTACAAGCCGACCACCACGAACCGCAACCTGCGCACGCTCCGGCGTCTCGTCTGA